The Collimonas sp. PA-H2 genome contains a region encoding:
- a CDS encoding PaaI family thioesterase, with product MPTREETLAQWQAQETAVRVKLAAPGVASLEQLKQYSGVEFLQRILDGELPIPPIAQTLDFTLLEAEPGRVTFQGTPGMQHYNPLGSVHGGYFCTLLDSALGCAVQSTLPKGSGYTTLELKVNLIRALTDKTGPVRAIGKVIQVGGRVGVAEANIVDVDGKIYAHATTTCLVFALP from the coding sequence ATGCCGACCCGTGAAGAAACCCTGGCGCAATGGCAGGCGCAGGAAACCGCCGTGCGCGTCAAACTGGCCGCTCCCGGCGTCGCCTCGCTGGAGCAGCTGAAGCAGTACAGCGGTGTCGAGTTTTTACAACGCATCCTGGACGGCGAACTGCCGATACCGCCGATAGCGCAGACGCTGGATTTCACCCTGCTGGAAGCTGAGCCGGGCCGCGTAACGTTCCAAGGCACGCCGGGCATGCAGCACTACAACCCGCTCGGCAGCGTGCATGGCGGCTACTTTTGCACCTTGCTGGATTCGGCGCTGGGCTGCGCGGTGCAATCCACCCTGCCGAAAGGCAGCGGCTACACCACGCTGGAACTGAAGGTCAACCTGATCCGCGCGCTGACCGATAAGACCGGCCCGGTGCGCGCCATCGGCAAGGTGATACAGGTCGGCGGCAGGGTCGGCGTGGCGGAAGCCAATATCGTCGACGTCGATGGAAAAATTTATGCGCACGCCACTACCACTTGCCTGGTGTTTGCGCTACCATAG
- a CDS encoding lipase secretion chaperone translates to MQTRHRFMLGMAVVVLGLLAAALFCSRSAQPAAAAAGTQAAIPANAADRFGPGQLNAAVSDNLPPARDTSPPPGLAVGADQHLQVNRALRDVFDYYLLGGLPGSRSEHMAQLLAYLKSSLPASAYVDGERLARAYVAYLAAHDALLDRQTPPALTADSKMAPLDAERMASWLAQLSRLRQDTLGMEVARIWFADEEAESQRMLAALRSGVKSGLSAADPVQKSFDDLRQLRQQGASQQAQRDMMAQQFGTAAAQRFDQLGQEEQAWQDRYAQYRQATDQIRQQAGSAEEDRNRQIDALRNQTFSDPAERMRAQGLDRR, encoded by the coding sequence ATGCAGACCAGACACCGGTTTATGTTAGGGATGGCGGTGGTGGTGCTTGGTTTGCTTGCCGCAGCGCTGTTTTGCTCCCGCTCGGCGCAACCGGCAGCGGCTGCCGCCGGCACGCAAGCAGCTATTCCCGCCAACGCGGCGGACCGCTTCGGTCCCGGACAGTTGAATGCCGCCGTGAGCGACAATCTGCCGCCCGCCAGGGACACCAGCCCGCCGCCAGGGCTGGCGGTGGGCGCGGACCAGCATCTGCAAGTCAACCGCGCCTTGCGCGATGTCTTCGACTATTACCTGCTGGGCGGCTTGCCGGGTTCCCGCAGCGAACACATGGCGCAGTTGCTGGCTTACCTGAAGAGCAGCCTGCCGGCGTCGGCTTACGTCGACGGCGAACGGCTGGCGCGCGCCTATGTGGCGTATCTGGCGGCGCATGACGCGTTGCTGGACAGGCAAACTCCGCCGGCGCTTACCGCGGACAGCAAGATGGCGCCGCTGGATGCGGAGCGCATGGCAAGCTGGCTGGCGCAGTTGTCGCGCTTGCGCCAGGACACGCTGGGCATGGAGGTGGCGAGGATCTGGTTTGCCGATGAAGAGGCGGAATCGCAACGCATGCTGGCGGCTTTGCGCAGCGGCGTCAAGAGTGGCCTAAGCGCAGCCGATCCTGTGCAAAAGAGTTTTGACGATCTGCGCCAGTTGCGGCAGCAGGGCGCCAGCCAGCAGGCGCAGCGCGACATGATGGCGCAGCAGTTCGGTACAGCGGCGGCGCAGCGCTTCGACCAGCTTGGGCAGGAGGAACAAGCCTGGCAGGATCGCTACGCACAGTATCGCCAGGCCACCGACCAGATCCGCCAGCAGGCCGGCAGCGCTGAAGAAGACCGCAACCGTCAGATTGACGCTTTGCGCAACCAGACCTTCAGCGATCCGGCCGAACGCATGCGGGCGCAGGGGCTGGATCGCCGTTGA
- a CDS encoding efflux RND transporter permease subunit: MWITKISINHPVFATMVMVALLVLGLFSYQELGLEQMPDIQTPGLLIEMRYPGASPEAVENDITKPIEDTINSVSGIKTILSSSYEGRNDTWVTFELSVNMDRAVQEVRDKIAQIRPSMPKDAKDPFIVRGDTLNSQPLASLSVTSSTRSLRDLSTLTEQIIVKRLQAVAGVAKIAVGGNVSRQVLVNLKPEQMAAQKVGVDEVLNAIQSTNQDMPAGLITRGASEQLVRLEGKMKDPRAFGQIIVARRGGTPVYLDQVAQIVDGEREEASISRFNGQRAINLDITKIQDANIVAVGDGVRNEVDVLKTQLPKDVEIKIVHANSDNVKSSLDRVKETILEGAALTILIVFLFLHSWRSTIITGLTLPISVIASFIALHAFGFTLNFMTLMALSLCIGLLIDDAIVVRENIVRHLDMGKSHVAAARDGTQEIGLAVMATTFAIVAVFVPVAFMKGIIGRFFLQFGVTVTVAVLVSLFVSFTLDPMLSSIWPDPPENRFQRLPWLARLMAGIEHLIERIHGVYGRILQRALAWRKTTLTLALALFVGSLFLAPLVGTEFIPDTDQGFIALKLKTPVGSSLAYTDSKMHQVEDALRQMPQIETISTTVGTDDGRNAADMNLTLTNRNTSHRIAQKEVEKNIRERLKSIPGIELSVGWDKPIYVAILGPETDKLSAIADQVMLKIGKIKGITDLENSLTAANPAVTIKVNNTLASDLGLSVQQIGAALRPFVSGDANGHWLAADGQNYEVNVQLPKSGRQKIADLGDLSVASSNLDSDGKPIMVPLRQVVEFVHTSSPRVIKRQDLQRRIGIYANVEGRPSGDVGTEVQAVIKQIELPPGYRFDVGGRTKDMQEAFGSALAALGIAVIFIYLILASQFGSFLQPIAIMASLPFSLIGVFLALLITGSTLNIFSIIGFIMLMGLVTKNAILLVDFSNREQRGGRSQYEAILAAGQVRLRPILMTTLAMLFGMLPMALGLGDGGETQAPMGRAVIGGIITSTLLTLVVVPVAYSYLDSWGKRALRYFKGGHAEHTPTLPGAQTPLT, translated from the coding sequence ATGTGGATAACCAAAATCAGTATCAACCACCCGGTGTTCGCCACCATGGTGATGGTGGCCTTGCTGGTGCTCGGCCTGTTCTCCTACCAGGAACTGGGGCTGGAACAGATGCCGGACATACAGACGCCGGGACTGCTGATCGAAATGCGCTACCCGGGCGCATCGCCGGAAGCGGTCGAAAACGACATCACTAAGCCGATCGAAGACACCATCAATTCGGTCAGCGGCATCAAGACCATCCTCTCCAGCTCATATGAAGGACGCAACGACACCTGGGTGACCTTCGAGCTGAGCGTCAACATGGACCGCGCGGTGCAGGAAGTGCGCGACAAGATCGCTCAGATCCGCCCCAGCATGCCGAAGGACGCCAAGGATCCATTCATCGTCCGCGGCGACACCCTCAACAGCCAGCCGCTGGCTTCGCTCAGCGTGACTTCCAGCACACGCAGCCTGCGCGACCTCTCGACCCTGACCGAACAGATCATCGTCAAGCGCCTGCAGGCGGTGGCCGGCGTCGCCAAGATAGCTGTCGGCGGCAATGTCAGCCGCCAGGTACTGGTGAATCTCAAGCCGGAGCAGATGGCGGCGCAGAAAGTCGGCGTCGACGAAGTCTTGAATGCGATCCAGAGCACCAACCAGGACATGCCGGCCGGCCTCATCACCCGCGGCGCCTCCGAACAGCTGGTGCGGCTGGAAGGCAAGATGAAAGATCCGCGCGCCTTCGGCCAGATCATCGTCGCCCGCCGCGGCGGCACCCCGGTCTACCTGGACCAGGTGGCGCAGATCGTCGACGGCGAGCGCGAAGAAGCCTCGATTTCGCGCTTCAACGGCCAGCGTGCCATCAACCTGGATATCACCAAAATCCAGGATGCCAACATCGTCGCGGTCGGCGATGGCGTGCGCAATGAAGTGGATGTCCTGAAGACGCAGCTGCCGAAGGATGTCGAAATCAAGATCGTCCATGCCAATTCGGACAACGTCAAAAGCTCGCTCGATCGGGTCAAGGAAACCATCCTCGAAGGCGCGGCGCTGACGATCCTGATCGTGTTCCTGTTCCTGCACTCCTGGCGCAGCACCATCATTACCGGCCTGACCCTGCCGATTTCCGTGATCGCCAGCTTCATCGCCCTGCACGCTTTCGGCTTTACCCTGAACTTCATGACCCTGATGGCGCTGTCGCTGTGCATAGGCTTGCTGATCGACGACGCCATCGTGGTGCGCGAAAACATCGTGCGCCACCTGGACATGGGCAAGAGCCACGTCGCCGCGGCGCGCGACGGCACCCAGGAAATCGGCCTGGCGGTGATGGCCACCACCTTTGCGATTGTCGCCGTGTTCGTGCCGGTAGCGTTCATGAAGGGCATCATCGGCCGCTTTTTCCTGCAGTTCGGCGTCACCGTCACGGTGGCGGTGCTGGTGTCCCTGTTCGTCAGCTTTACGCTGGACCCGATGCTGTCCTCGATCTGGCCCGATCCGCCGGAGAACCGCTTCCAGCGCCTGCCCTGGCTGGCACGGCTGATGGCCGGCATCGAACACTTGATCGAGCGCATCCACGGCGTCTACGGCCGCATCCTGCAGCGCGCCCTGGCATGGCGCAAGACCACGCTCACCCTGGCGCTGGCGCTGTTCGTCGGCAGCCTGTTCCTGGCGCCGCTGGTCGGCACCGAATTCATTCCGGATACCGACCAGGGCTTCATCGCGCTCAAACTCAAGACCCCGGTCGGCTCCAGCCTGGCATACACCGACAGCAAGATGCACCAGGTCGAAGACGCGCTGCGCCAGATGCCGCAGATCGAGACCATCAGCACCACCGTCGGCACCGACGATGGCCGCAATGCGGCCGACATGAATCTCACTTTGACCAATCGCAATACCAGCCATCGCATCGCGCAGAAGGAAGTGGAAAAGAATATCCGCGAGCGCCTGAAATCGATTCCCGGGATTGAGCTGTCGGTCGGCTGGGACAAGCCTATCTACGTGGCGATCCTCGGCCCCGAGACCGACAAGCTGAGCGCCATCGCCGACCAGGTGATGCTGAAGATCGGCAAGATCAAGGGCATCACCGACCTCGAAAACAGCCTGACCGCGGCCAACCCGGCAGTCACCATCAAGGTCAACAATACCCTGGCCAGCGACCTCGGCCTGAGCGTACAGCAGATCGGCGCCGCCCTGCGGCCGTTCGTCTCGGGCGACGCCAACGGCCACTGGCTGGCGGCGGACGGGCAAAACTATGAAGTCAATGTGCAGCTGCCGAAATCCGGCCGGCAGAAGATCGCCGACCTCGGTGACCTGTCGGTCGCCAGCAGCAACCTCGACAGCGACGGCAAGCCGATCATGGTGCCGCTGCGGCAGGTGGTTGAATTCGTCCACACCTCCAGCCCCCGAGTGATCAAGCGCCAGGACCTGCAGCGTCGCATCGGCATCTACGCCAATGTCGAAGGCCGTCCTTCGGGCGACGTCGGCACCGAGGTGCAGGCTGTGATCAAACAGATAGAACTGCCGCCCGGCTACCGTTTCGATGTCGGTGGCCGCACCAAGGACATGCAGGAGGCATTTGGCTCGGCGCTGGCGGCGCTGGGCATCGCCGTGATCTTCATCTACCTGATCCTGGCGTCGCAATTCGGCAGCTTCCTGCAGCCGATCGCCATCATGGCCTCGCTGCCGTTTTCCCTGATCGGCGTGTTCCTGGCCTTGCTGATCACCGGCAGCACCTTGAACATCTTTTCCATCATCGGCTTCATCATGCTGATGGGACTGGTCACCAAGAATGCGATCCTGCTGGTCGATTTCAGCAACCGCGAACAGCGCGGCGGCCGCTCGCAGTACGAGGCCATCCTGGCGGCCGGCCAGGTGCGCCTGCGCCCTATCCTGATGACCACGCTGGCGATGCTGTTCGGCATGCTGCCGATGGCGCTGGGCCTGGGCGACGGCGGCGAAACCCAGGCGCCGATGGGACGCGCGGTGATCGGCGGCATCATCACCTCCACCCTGCTGACCTTGGTGGTGGTGCCGGTGGCCTATAGCTACCTGGACAGCTGGGGCAAACGGGCGCTGCGCTATTTCAAGGGCGGCCACGCCGAGCACACGCCAACCCTGCCCGGAGCACAAACTCCTCTCACTTAA
- a CDS encoding triacylglycerol lipase produces MKSLHRIAVASVFCCCLPLGQAQASVFSLFGTSASSAYAQTKYPIVLVHGLAGTSKYFGVVDYWWQIPSDLRANGATVYVADVAAFNSDEQRGEELLKQISSVLAATGASKVNLISHSQGGTTSRYAAAVKPQWIASVTTIGTPHAGTPVADTVNMTPQALKNLLADGTSILGQLLSLFVGNPQPQDPLAALSGLTTAGAANFNRLYPSAGVPANCSVNGATSEVRSGNTQLLYSWSGNQGGTNILDVTDPVMVLGSVIIKTAGGGANDGLVPVCSARFGRELGVYGWNHLDEVNQLFGLRGLFSADPVVTIRTQANRLKTAGL; encoded by the coding sequence ATGAAATCGCTACACCGAATCGCAGTTGCTTCTGTCTTTTGCTGTTGCCTGCCGTTGGGGCAGGCCCAGGCTTCCGTGTTCAGCCTGTTCGGGACTTCAGCGTCCAGCGCCTACGCGCAAACCAAGTATCCGATCGTGCTGGTGCACGGGTTGGCCGGCACTTCCAAGTACTTCGGCGTGGTCGACTACTGGTGGCAGATCCCCAGCGACCTGCGCGCCAATGGCGCCACGGTGTATGTCGCCGATGTCGCCGCCTTCAACAGCGACGAACAGCGCGGCGAGGAATTGCTGAAGCAGATCAGCAGCGTGCTGGCCGCTACCGGCGCCAGCAAGGTCAACCTGATTTCGCACAGTCAGGGCGGCACTACTTCACGCTACGCCGCCGCGGTCAAGCCGCAATGGATCGCCTCGGTCACCACCATCGGCACGCCGCATGCGGGAACCCCGGTAGCCGACACGGTCAACATGACGCCCCAGGCCTTGAAAAACCTGCTGGCCGACGGCACTTCGATACTCGGGCAGCTGCTTAGCCTGTTCGTCGGCAATCCGCAGCCGCAAGATCCGCTGGCAGCCTTGAGCGGCCTGACCACGGCCGGTGCGGCGAATTTCAACCGTCTTTATCCCAGCGCCGGCGTGCCCGCCAACTGTAGCGTGAATGGTGCTACGTCCGAGGTCCGCAGCGGCAATACCCAGCTGCTGTATTCCTGGAGCGGCAACCAGGGCGGCACCAATATCCTCGATGTCACCGATCCGGTCATGGTGCTCGGCAGCGTGATCATCAAGACTGCCGGCGGCGGCGCCAACGATGGGCTGGTACCGGTGTGCAGCGCGCGCTTCGGCCGTGAGCTGGGCGTATACGGCTGGAACCACCTGGACGAGGTCAACCAGCTGTTCGGCCTGCGCGGCCTGTTCAGCGCCGATCCTGTGGTGACCATCCGCACCCAGGCCAATCGTCTCAAGACCGCCGGTCTGTAG
- a CDS encoding condensation domain-containing protein, which yields MKTVAHPAAAAALTTSQMAAWLSKSVAPGCNFNCAEAVDIFGEADLVLLLTAMQTVADETESARVRLLDTGYQPRQIIERYFSGELPYLDFSREREPEAAAEAWMHADFSRPIDPLRERPWLSALLRTTRNRYIWYHRSHRILLDGFDGGLMAHRLAAVYSALVKKDAVPETLPPPSIAQLLHEESAYLVSKSYAQDKQYWMERLTDAPAPLTLAALQPAAGAGMLRQTVHFPAAGVNALQDLARKLEISLPQLLTAVTSAFLYRTTGVTDMVVGVATKAARVLPLRLALSAELSIEQLMRDVGRQMRKILQHQSYPCETLRDELHGLPAASCLFSTVIKVESYHSNLQFGSHPARLRKLFAGGAEDLTIAIHERGAGQDLQIDFDANPALHSAQMLAEHQRRLLTFLAAATHSPAQKIGQLELSDATGRKHLPANRNDAEPAAADSNLARLIEEQLARNEQAATLHFDGEPLPRRSAENTPN from the coding sequence TTGAAAACCGTCGCCCACCCTGCTGCCGCGGCCGCGCTGACCACCAGTCAAATGGCTGCGTGGCTTAGCAAATCGGTCGCGCCTGGCTGCAATTTCAATTGCGCCGAAGCGGTCGATATTTTTGGCGAAGCTGATCTTGTGCTGCTGCTGACAGCGATGCAGACAGTGGCGGATGAAACCGAGTCCGCACGCGTGCGCCTGCTCGATACCGGATACCAGCCGCGACAGATCATCGAACGGTATTTCAGCGGCGAATTGCCGTATCTTGATTTCAGCCGCGAGCGCGAGCCGGAGGCCGCGGCGGAAGCCTGGATGCACGCCGATTTCAGCCGCCCCATCGATCCGCTGCGCGAGCGGCCATGGCTGTCGGCCTTGCTCCGCACGACCCGCAATCGCTACATCTGGTATCACCGCAGCCATCGCATCTTGCTGGACGGCTTTGACGGCGGCCTGATGGCGCATCGCCTGGCTGCCGTTTACAGCGCACTGGTGAAGAAGGATGCGGTCCCGGAAACACTGCCGCCGCCATCGATTGCGCAGCTGCTGCACGAAGAAAGCGCCTATCTCGTATCAAAAAGCTACGCACAAGATAAGCAATACTGGATGGAACGCCTCACGGATGCGCCCGCGCCGCTGACCCTGGCCGCCCTTCAGCCAGCCGCTGGCGCCGGCATGCTGCGGCAGACGGTCCATTTTCCGGCTGCCGGCGTCAATGCTCTGCAGGACCTCGCGCGCAAGCTGGAGATCAGCTTGCCGCAACTGCTGACAGCCGTCACCTCAGCCTTTCTGTACCGCACCACCGGCGTGACGGACATGGTGGTCGGCGTGGCGACCAAGGCAGCCCGTGTGCTGCCGCTGCGGCTGGCGCTAAGCGCGGAACTGTCAATCGAACAGCTGATGCGCGATGTCGGCCGGCAGATGCGGAAAATCTTGCAGCACCAGTCCTATCCCTGCGAAACGCTGCGCGATGAGCTGCATGGATTGCCCGCTGCAAGCTGCTTGTTCAGCACCGTGATCAAAGTCGAGTCCTATCACAGCAACTTGCAGTTCGGCAGCCACCCAGCCAGGCTGCGCAAGCTGTTTGCCGGTGGCGCCGAGGACTTGACTATCGCCATCCATGAGCGCGGCGCCGGCCAGGACTTGCAGATTGACTTCGACGCCAATCCTGCCCTGCACAGCGCACAGATGCTGGCCGAACATCAGCGCCGGCTGCTCACCTTCCTGGCAGCGGCGACGCATAGCCCGGCGCAGAAGATCGGCCAGCTGGAGCTGTCCGATGCGACCGGGCGCAAACATCTGCCGGCAAACCGCAACGATGCCGAACCCGCAGCCGCGGACAGCAATCTGGCGCGCCTGATAGAAGAACAGCTCGCGCGCAACGAACAAGCCGCCACGCTGCATTTCGACGGCGAGCCGCTACCGCGGCGCAGCGCGGAAAACACCCCTAATTGA